A single genomic interval of Epinephelus fuscoguttatus linkage group LG22, E.fuscoguttatus.final_Chr_v1 harbors:
- the LOC125882639 gene encoding protein bicaudal D homolog 1-like isoform X4: MAAGGAGCGDTVEQCRAEVERLTRELAEANREKIRAAECGLVVLEENQSLKQQYADLEAEQETLRLELEQLQEAFGQAYSIQRKVAEDGETNEETLLQESASKEAYYMGRLLELQSALKHSRATASSAQADSEHLSTLLQELRESNEMLELQRSRMREEVREYKFRETRLLQDYTELEEENISLQKLVSTLKQNQVEYEGLKHEIKVLEEETELLNSQLQDALRLKDISDTQLEEALESLKSEREQKNHLRRELVHHLSMCDVAYTGSAHLTFTSAPPSGTATPTTLLSPQTDEPMRCNGHLQGGTGAGTAAGSGPRANGECRGPGRKAEGAATADLFNEMNMTEIQKLKQQLMTVEREKVSLMTSLQESQTQLQHTQGALNEQHEKVLRLSRRVTTLRRLHRRARLNQEVNVSATSQLNAEAVMELDKDDDEAEDEGDTDEDKSETMNKSQVFSYQTPGLEILQCKYRVAVTEVVELKAEVKVLRDRLAQCVEGAAEERPRRGGQLQKLERQVASLEKSCREGREKISSLELELQAAQLAANESQGALTAAQDELVTLSEELAQLYHHVCLCNNETPNRVMLDYYRQGRGLRGLSASLKAMSADNSKVLLTPRLARRLAAVASTTLTPSESRSPSQSPSKEPLSGEERREEKEGDKEGLQVPSEQSLPPCTPPTRSPSISASSSSSSSSSPALEPAGELRREPMNIYNLNAIIRDQVKHLQRAVDRSLQLSRQRAAARELAPLLDKDKDGCMEEILKLKSLLSTKREQIATLRLVLKANKQTAEGALANLKSKYEAEKTMVTDTMMKLRNELKALKEDAATFSSVRAMFATRCDEYVTQLDEMQRQLAAAEDEKKTLNSLLRMAIQQKLALTQRLEDLAFDQEQTHRTRGGRLNRAKTSTPKVSQPASASASNLAQGSTSALAPVSLPLSGLPSLSSVLSDDPTVPLSPSLVSAAAAALASALTSPTSHIPPRSPSSPASLACPPAPESPPCLEAPSSPMTRTPPTTPVTQWTLGVRTFVVDSHSFSVNISPALPRSSGLSRHCTPDTHTSPPSTTTTTTTRPTQPGSAPSSPYRSPILGLRRSTWSPSPRTRPLSSLSRSSVLYTPSSSSPYSSSHSPSLSHNYSSAYYSSSPAFTPSSSYLTSGTSASYSHSSNYSPLYPRYYSSYRPRH, translated from the exons GCATTTGGCCAGGCCTACTCCATCCAGCGTAAGGTGGCAGAAGATGGGGAGACCAACGAGGAAACGCTGCTGCAGGAGTCTGCTTCCAAAGAGGCCTACTACATGGGCCGCCTACTGGAGCTCCAGTCAGCACTGAAGCACAGCCGGGCCACCGCCTCCAGTGCTCAGGCTGACAGTGAACATTTGAGCACACTGCTGCAGGAGCTGAGGGAG AGTAACGAGATGTTGGAGCTGCAGCGAAGCCGGATGCGAGAGGAGGTCAGAGAGTACAAGTTTCGAGAGACGCGGCTGCTCCAGGACTACactgagctggaggaggagaacatCTCACTTCAGAAACTGGTGTCGACTCTCAAACAGAATCAG GTGGAATATGAAGGCCTGAAGCATGAGATTAAGGTcctggaggaggagacagagctCCTCAACAGCCAGTTACAGGATGCGCTGCGTTTGAAGGACATCTCAGACACCCAGCTGGAGGAGGCGCTTGAGTCGCTGAAGAGCGAGCGTGAACAGAAGAACCACCTGCGCAGGGAGCTGGTCCACCACCTCAGCATGTGTGATGTGGCCTACACAGGCAGTGCCCACCTGACATTCACCTCCGCCCCACCCAGCGGCACCGCCACCCCCACAACTCTGCTTTCTCCACAGACAGATGAGCCAATGAG GTGTAACGGCCACCTCCAGGGTGGGACAGGAGCAGGGACAGCTGCAGGGTCGGGGCCCAGAGCTAACGGAGAGTGCCGAGGGCCGGGCCGGAAAGCTGAAGGGGCGGCAACAGCGGACCTTTTCAATGAGATGAACATGACAGAAATCCAGAAGCTCAAGCAGCAGCTGATGACG GTTGAACGTGAGAAGGTCTCACTAATGACCAGTCTGCAGGAGTCTCAGACGCAGCTCCAGCACACCCAAGGGGCCTTGAATGAGCAGCATGAAAAAGTCCTTCGCCTTAGCCGGAGAGTCACCACCCTCCGCCGCCTGCATCGAAGGGCCCGCCTCAACCAGGAAGTCAATGTCAGTGCCACTTCTCAGCTCAATGCTGAGGCTGTGATGGAGCTGGACAAGGATGATGATGAGGCTGAAGATGAAGGAGATACTGATGAGGATAAAAGTGAGACAATGAACAAAAGTCAGGTATTTTCATACCAGACGCCAGGTCTGGAGATCCTGCAATGTAAGTACCGTGTGGCTGTGACAGAGGTGGTGGAGCTCAAAGCGGAGGTGAAAGTCCTCCGTGACAGACTGGCTCAGTGTGTAGAGGGAGCAGCGGAGGAGAGGCCAAGGCGAGGTGGTCAGCTCCAGAAACTGGAGAGACAGGTGGCCTCACTGGAGAAGAGCTGCCGGGAGGGACGGGAGAAG ATTTCCAGCCTGGAGTTGGAGTTGCAGGCTGCTCAGTTAGCAGCCAATGAGAGCCAGGGTGCGTTGACTGCAGCTCAGGATGAGTTGGTGACGCTGAGCGAGGAGCTTGCCCAGCTCTACCACCACGTCTGCCTGTGCAACAATGAGACACCCAACCGTGTCATGCTGGACTACTACAG ACAAGGCAGAGGGCTTCGAGGCCTCAGTGCCAGTCTTAAAGCCATGTCTGCGGACAACAGCAAAGTTCTCCTCACACCACGCCTCGCCAGGCGGCTGGCCGCTGTCGCTTCGACAACCTTAACTCCTTCAGAGTCACGGAGCCCCTCACAGTCTCCATCCAAGGAGCCCCTATCtggggaggagagaagagaggagaaggagggggacAAGGAGGGCCTCCAAGTGCCCTCTGAGCAGAGCCTGCCGCCCTGCACGCCTCCGACCCGCTCACCCAGCATCAGtgcctcttcatcatcatcatcatcatcatcgcctGCCCTGGAGCCAGCTGGTGAGCTACGCAGGGAGCCCATGAATATCTACAACCTCAACGCTATCATCAGAGACCAG GTGAAGCACCTCCAGCGGGCAGTAGACAGGTCTCTGCAGCTGTCTagacagagagctgcagccaGGGAACTGGCCCCTCTGCTGGACAAGGACAAAGATGGCTGCATGGAGGAGATCCTGAAGCTCAAGTCTCTGCTCAGCACCAAGAGAGAGCAGATAGCCACCCTCAGACTGGTGCTCAAGGCTAATAAACAG ACGGCAGAGGGGGCTCTGGCTAACCTGAAGAGTAAGTATGAGGCGGAAAAGACCATGGTCACTGACACCATGATGAAGCTGAGGAACGAGCTGAAGGCCCTGAAGGAAGATGCAGCCACTTTCTCCTCTGTGCGGGCCATGTTTGCCACCAG GTGTGACGAGTATGTGACCCAGCTGGATGAGATGCAGAGGCAGCTGGCTGCGGCCGAAGATGAGAAGAAGACTCTGAACTCCCTCCTGCGTATGGCCATCCAGCAGAAGCTGGCCCTCACCCAGCGCCTGGAAGATTTGGCCTTCGATCAAGAGCAGACCCACCGTACCCGTGGGGGCAGGCTAAACCGCGCGAAGACCAGCACCCCCAAAGTAAGTCAGCCGGCCTCAGCTTCGGCCTCCAACCTAGCCCAAGGCTCCACTTCAGCTTTGGCCCCTgtcagcctccctctttctggCCTTCCTAGTCTTTCGTCAGTTCTTTCTGATGATCCCACTGTGCCCCTTAGCCCATCTTTGGTtagtgcagctgctgcagctctggcTTCAGCTCTCACCTCCCCTACGTCACACATACCCCCTCGCAGTCCGTCATCACCAGCCTCATTGGCTTGCCCTCCGGCGCCAGAGAGCCCCCCATGTCTGGAGGCCCCCTCCTCTCCCATGACGCGGACCCCACCCACAACCCCTGTGACCCAGTGGACCCTGGGGGTGCGGACGTTTGTGGTTGACTCCCACAGTTTCAGTGTCAACATCTCCCCCGCTCTTCCCCGTAGCTCGGGCCTCTCTAGGCACTGCACCCCCGACACTCATACCTCTCCCCCATccaccacaaccaccaccaccaccaggcCCACCCAACCAGGATctgccccctcctctccctACCGCTCTCCTATTTTGGGGCTCAGACGCTCCACATGGAGCCCCTCACCCCGAACTCGGCCCTTGTCTAGCTTGTCACGCTCCTCTGTCCTCTACACTCCTTCCTCATCCTCCCCTTACTCTTCCTCCcactccccttctctctcccacAACTATTCCTCTGCCTACTACAGTTCCTCTCCTGCTTTTACCCCATCTAGCTCCTACCTGACCTCTGGTACCTCTGCCTCCTACAGCCACTCCTCCAACTACTCGCCCCTTTACCCCAGATACTACAGTTCTTACCGGCCCCGGCACTGA